One genomic segment of Arachis duranensis cultivar V14167 chromosome 4, aradu.V14167.gnm2.J7QH, whole genome shotgun sequence includes these proteins:
- the LOC127746700 gene encoding uncharacterized protein LOC127746700, with protein MHVELWAIIHGMRIATRNSYQHLVVESDSAATIKFINQGCPPAHSCAPLTQDIRNLVARFEHITWSHALREANTVADLLAKKGQDLDLGLHIFDIAPPDISYALLGDNLGTLRIRGS; from the coding sequence ATGCACGTGGAACTTTGGGCAATCATTCACGGGATGAGGATTGCCACTAGGAACAGCTATCAACACCTGGTTGTGGAGTCTGACTCTGCTGCTACAATCAAATTCATTAACCAGGGTTGCCCCCCAGCACATTCATGTGCACCTCTGACTCAAGACATCCGAAACCTTGTGGCACGCTTTGAACACATTACTTGGAGTCATGCCCTTCGTGAAGCAAATACAGTGGCGGATCTCCTTGCCAAAAAGGGACAAGACCTGGACCTTGGCTTACACATTTTTGATATTGCCCCTCCGGACATCAGCTATGCCCTGCTCGGTGACAATTTAGGGACCCTTAGAATTAGAGGGTCTTAA
- the LOC107486094 gene encoding cytochrome c, which yields MASFSEAPPGDSKAGEKIFKTKCAQCHTVDKGAGHKQGPNLNGLFGRQSGTTPGYSYSAANKNMAVIWEENTLYDYLLNPKKYIPGTKMVFPGLKKPKDRADLIAYLKESTSQ from the exons ATGGCGTCTTTCTCGGAGGCTCCCCCCGGCGACTCCAAGGCCGGCGAGAAGATCTTCAAGACCAAGTGCGCTCAGTGCCACACCGTCGACAAAGGCGCCGGCCACAAACAAG GACCGAATCTGAACGGTTTGTTTGGGAGGCAGTCTGGGACTACACCAGGGTACTCTTATTCCGCCGCTAACAAAAACATGGCTGTTATTTGGGAGGAGAACACTCTCTATGATTACTTGCTTAACCCCAAGAAG TATATTCCTGGAACAAAGATGGTCTTCCCTGGTCTTAAGAAGCCCAAGGATCGTGCTGATCTTATCGCATATCTGAAAGAATCCACTTCGCAATGA